From Fundulus heteroclitus isolate FHET01 chromosome 14, MU-UCD_Fhet_4.1, whole genome shotgun sequence, the proteins below share one genomic window:
- the LOC105925519 gene encoding protein S100-P encodes MSHLEIAMATLIQTFDKYAGADGKKATLSKAEVKTLMEKELPGLLKAEKNPEAVDKLMKSLDSNGDAEVDFQEFVFLVATLACTAHNRICKKN; translated from the exons ATGAGTCATCTGGAGATAGCCATGGCCACCCTGATACAGACCTTCGATAAATACGCCGGCGCTGATGGGAAGAAGGCCACGCTGAGCAAAGCTGAGGTGAAGACTTTGATGGAGAAGGAGCTGCCCGGGCTGCTGAAG GCAGAAAAGAACCCCGAGGCGGTGGATAAGTTGATGAAAAGTCTGGACAGCAACGGGGACGCCGAGGTCGACTTCCAGGAGTTCGTGTTCCTGGTCGCCACCCTGGCCTGTACTGCCCACAACCGCATTTGCAAAAAGAACTGA